Part of the Pedobacter roseus genome is shown below.
AGGCAACCGTCTTTTTACTCCGGAAGATATAGAAAACCTAAAAATTATCTTCAACCTGGTTGATGAAAAGGGTTTTACTTTAAAAGGCGCTAAAGAATACCTGAAAAATAATAAATCTGATGTAAAAGAGAATCAGAAGATTATCGATTCATTGGAAAAACTGAAAGGTTTTTTAGTTAACCTTGCCGACGAGCTTTAAAAAACCTACATCACCATCTACAGCTTAATCATACAAAAAATGTATTTTTATATTTATTTTTTTTTGTAGTTTTTAAAATAAATTTATACATTAGTTTTAATTAATCAACCATCACCCTATTTTCTTTAACTGGCTTAATCTCCGCTTATGAAAATATGGTATCTGCTGTTGATCGATTTTTCCTTCAACTATTTTTCTCTCCAGAATAATCTGCCAACTAGTTATAGACTAGCTTGCAATGGCTGTTTGGCCATTTTTATAGTTTTTTCTTCACCGTCCAATCCTTTTACAAATGCGTGCTAGGATCTTAATTATTGCTTTTGTGATGATGGGATTCATCGCCAATGCACAACAGAATAATGAAACGGAAATTGATATCCGCGATATTCTGGAAAGTGTTACTGAAAGTTTACCGGATGATTACGACATGACTGAATTGGTTGACGTGTTAATGAGGTATCGCAAACATCCAATTGATCTGAACCATACTTCTCCAGAAGAATTAAAGAGTCTGGTATTTCTATCGCCTTTGCAGATCAGCAACTTTTTCTCTTATGTTAAAGAAAACGGACAATTTGTTGATGCGCTGGAATTACAGAGCGTTGATGGTTTTGATGTTAAAACGGTGCAAAATTTATTGCCTTTTGTGGCGGTAAACATTCAGCCAGAGTATCAGCAGCTCAATTTAAAAAATATTTTTAAGCTTGGCGAAAATGACCTGATGATGCGCTATGCACAGACTTTAGAAAAGCAAAAAGGTTTTACCGATTTGCCCGGAAACCGATATTTAGGCACTCCTGAAAGATTTCAAACACGTTATCGGTTTAATTATAGCACTATACTTTCTGCCGGCATTACAGTAGATAAAGATGCCGGTGAAAAATTTATTGACAAACCTTTCGATTTTTACTCGGCCAATGTCGCCTTATTTAAATTGGGCAGGATCAAAAAACTGGTCGTTGGCGATTATACTTTACAATTTGGTCAAGGCTTAACTTTATGGTCGGGATTTTCTTTTGGTAAGGGACCGGATGTAACCAGCGTGGCTAAAAAAGATCTGGGTTTAAGGCCTTATAATTCTACTAACGAATATTCCTTTTTTAGGGGCGCATCGGCTACCATTAATCTTTTCAAAAATATAGATATCACGCCATTTATTTCCTTTAGGAATCTTGATGCCAGCCAGAAGATGGATAAGGAAGGAAATTTGGTTCAATC
Proteins encoded:
- a CDS encoding MerR family transcriptional regulator, whose product is MPYKERDINKMYYTMGEVTEMFNVNASQIRFYEKEFDILQPKKNKKGNRLFTPEDIENLKIIFNLVDEKGFTLKGAKEYLKNNKSDVKENQKIIDSLEKLKGFLVNLADEL